In one Vibrio sp. VB16 genomic region, the following are encoded:
- the hemN gene encoding oxygen-independent coproporphyrinogen III oxidase: protein MSSEQIVWDQAILDKYNYSGPRYTSYPTALEFHEAFTIAEFDMACRQYPERPLSLYIHIPFCHKLCYYCGCNKVITRHSHKADEYLDAIEHEIRQRAFLLNERRVTQLHFGGGTPTFLSKEQMSRLMAIVRGEFNFDPDAEISIEVDPREIELDMLDHLRGEGFNRLSIGVQDFNKEVQKVVNREQDEAFIFAMVARAKKLGFRSTNLDLIYGLPLQTKESFAVTLKQVLEMKPGRLSVFNYAHMPNLFAAQRKINEDLLPLAEVKMDILQDTISTLTGAGYQFIGMDHFALPDDELAVAQREEILHRNFQGYTTQGECDLLGFGVSAISMIGDTYAQNQKELKKYYAQVDEMRHALWKGVSLDSDDLIRREVIKALICNFKLDKTQIESMFDLTFNDYFSEDLKLLQTFVDDELVEVTETDIRVTARGRLLIRNICMCFDKYLRDRARQQQFSRVI, encoded by the coding sequence ATGTCTAGTGAACAAATAGTTTGGGATCAAGCGATATTAGATAAGTATAACTATTCGGGACCAAGATATACCTCCTATCCAACAGCCTTAGAATTTCATGAAGCTTTTACCATTGCGGAATTTGATATGGCATGCCGTCAGTATCCTGAACGGCCCTTATCACTTTATATTCATATACCGTTCTGTCACAAGCTTTGTTACTACTGTGGCTGTAATAAAGTGATTACTCGGCATTCTCACAAGGCAGACGAGTATCTAGACGCGATAGAACATGAAATTCGTCAAAGGGCGTTCCTGTTAAACGAGCGTAGAGTGACTCAACTGCACTTTGGTGGTGGAACGCCGACGTTCTTAAGTAAAGAGCAGATGAGCCGTTTGATGGCTATTGTTCGAGGTGAGTTTAATTTTGACCCTGATGCTGAGATTAGCATTGAGGTTGATCCTCGCGAAATTGAACTGGATATGCTTGATCACCTGCGTGGCGAAGGTTTTAATCGTTTAAGTATCGGTGTGCAAGATTTCAATAAAGAAGTTCAAAAAGTGGTGAATCGTGAACAAGATGAAGCGTTCATTTTCGCCATGGTCGCACGCGCTAAAAAGCTTGGATTTCGTTCAACCAACTTGGATCTGATATACGGGTTACCATTGCAAACAAAAGAGTCGTTTGCTGTCACTTTAAAACAAGTGTTAGAGATGAAACCTGGTCGTTTGTCGGTATTTAACTACGCGCATATGCCAAATTTATTTGCTGCTCAGCGTAAGATAAATGAAGATCTGTTGCCATTAGCAGAGGTTAAGATGGATATCCTTCAGGATACTATCTCTACGCTGACTGGTGCGGGTTATCAGTTTATCGGTATGGATCACTTTGCATTGCCTGACGATGAGCTAGCCGTTGCTCAGCGTGAAGAAATATTGCACCGTAATTTCCAAGGTTACACTACGCAAGGTGAGTGCGATTTACTTGGCTTTGGTGTTTCCGCTATTTCAATGATTGGCGATACCTACGCGCAAAACCAGAAAGAACTTAAGAAGTACTACGCTCAAGTTGATGAGATGCGCCACGCACTATGGAAAGGTGTTTCTTTAGATTCTGATGACTTGATTCGTCGTGAGGTGATTAAAGCGCTTATTTGTAATTTCAAATTAGATAAGACACAAATCGAATCAATGTTTGACCTGACATTTAACGATTATTTTTCTGAAGATCTAAAGCTTCTACAAACGTTTGTTGATGATGAGTTGGTTGAAGTGACTGAAACGGATATTCGTGTTACCGCGCGAGGTCGTTTGCTTATTCGCAATATTTGTATGTGTTTTGATAAGTACTTGCGAGATAGAGCAAGACAGCAGCAATTCTCACGAGTTATATAG
- the glnG gene encoding nitrogen regulation protein NR(I), whose protein sequence is MSKGYVWVVDDDSSIRWVMEKTLSSANIKCETFADAESVLMSLERETPDVLVSDIRMPGIDGLDLLNQVHTRYPELPVIIMTAHSDLDAAVNAYQKGAFEYLPKPFDIDEALTLVERAIIHSHEQKKETATVDTFASETPEIIGEAPAMQEVFRAIGRLSRSSISVLINGESGTGKELVAHALHRHSPRATKPFIALNMAAIPKDLIESELFGHEKGAFTGANSVRQGRFEQANGGTLFLDEIGDMPLDIQTRLLRVLADGQFYRVGGHQAIKVDVRIVAATHQNLEQLVHEGGFREDLFHRLNVIRVHIPALRDRKQDIEKLTLHFLASAADELGVEMKSLHSGTVDALKRLAWPGNVRQLENICRWLTVMASGSEVLPSDLPTELLEEKTVTNTGGTGSWQTQLEHWAQTALNSGETELLAYALPEFERILLKTALSHTNGHKQEAAKVLGWGRNTLTRKLKELDIN, encoded by the coding sequence ATGAGTAAAGGATATGTTTGGGTTGTTGATGACGATAGTTCCATCCGTTGGGTTATGGAGAAAACACTGTCGTCTGCCAATATCAAGTGTGAGACATTTGCAGATGCAGAGAGTGTCTTGATGTCACTGGAACGTGAAACCCCAGATGTACTGGTATCCGACATACGTATGCCGGGTATCGATGGTCTAGACCTGCTTAATCAGGTTCATACGCGCTACCCTGAACTCCCAGTCATAATAATGACGGCACATTCAGACTTGGATGCTGCAGTAAATGCCTATCAGAAAGGGGCATTTGAATATCTACCTAAGCCATTTGATATCGATGAAGCTCTCACCTTAGTTGAAAGAGCGATTATCCATAGCCACGAACAGAAAAAAGAGACCGCGACCGTGGATACGTTTGCTAGCGAAACACCAGAAATTATTGGTGAAGCACCAGCAATGCAAGAAGTATTCAGAGCAATTGGTCGATTGTCCCGCTCTTCTATTTCAGTACTTATTAATGGCGAGTCTGGCACAGGTAAAGAGCTTGTTGCCCACGCGCTCCATCGACACAGCCCAAGAGCAACAAAACCTTTTATTGCGCTCAACATGGCAGCGATACCTAAAGACCTAATTGAGTCAGAACTTTTTGGTCATGAAAAAGGGGCCTTCACCGGTGCAAATAGTGTCCGTCAAGGCAGGTTTGAGCAAGCAAATGGTGGCACATTATTTCTGGATGAAATAGGCGATATGCCGCTTGATATTCAAACACGTTTACTGCGTGTTTTGGCGGATGGACAGTTCTATAGAGTCGGTGGTCACCAAGCTATTAAGGTGGATGTTAGAATTGTTGCTGCAACACACCAAAACCTTGAACAGTTAGTTCATGAAGGTGGCTTTAGGGAAGATCTATTTCACAGACTCAATGTTATTCGCGTGCATATCCCGGCACTAAGAGATAGAAAACAAGATATAGAAAAACTCACTCTGCATTTCTTAGCAAGCGCTGCAGACGAACTTGGCGTGGAAATGAAGTCTCTACATTCAGGCACCGTCGATGCTCTTAAGCGCCTAGCTTGGCCGGGAAATGTTCGTCAATTAGAGAACATCTGCCGCTGGTTAACCGTTATGGCAAGTGGTAGTGAAGTATTACCTTCAGATTTACCGACAGAGCTACTTGAAGAAAAAACCGTGACAAATACCGGGGGAACAGGAAGTTGGCAAACCCAACTAGAACACTGGGCTCAAACCGCGTTAAACTCTGGTGAAACAGAATTACTTGCCTACGCACTACCTGAGTTTGAGCGTATCTTGTTAAAAACGGCACTGAGTCATACCAATGGACATAAGCAGGAAGCCGCAAAAGTACTTGGTTGGGGCCGAAATACGCTCACTCGTAAACTGAAAGAGCTGGATATCAACTAA